A window of the Butyricimonas faecalis genome harbors these coding sequences:
- a CDS encoding M48 family metallopeptidase, translated as MKRTILRITFIIGAILLLSQCATVPLTGRRQLILFPEDQMVSMSLTSYSSFLKENKLSTDVVNKQRIKNVGARISKAVEQYLAANGLQDQIANFEWEFNLVVSNEPNAWCMPGGKVVFYEGILPYCQNDAGIAVVMGHEIAHAVAHHSNERMSQEALIQYGQAAATEILGHNQSDSRKAILAAAIGMGTNVGIVLPFSRKHEFEADHLGLIFMAMAGYDPNEAVAFWTRMANASAGKQPEFLSTHPADEKRIARLKAAIPEALKYKRN; from the coding sequence ATGAAAAGAACAATTTTACGCATTACCTTCATCATTGGAGCAATTTTACTTCTCTCGCAGTGTGCCACGGTGCCACTCACGGGGAGACGCCAGTTGATTCTATTCCCGGAAGATCAGATGGTCTCCATGAGTTTAACTTCATATAGCAGCTTTTTGAAGGAAAACAAGTTATCCACCGACGTTGTCAACAAACAACGGATTAAAAATGTCGGGGCAAGAATCTCGAAAGCCGTGGAACAATATCTCGCTGCCAACGGGCTGCAAGACCAGATTGCCAATTTTGAATGGGAATTCAACCTAGTTGTCAGCAATGAACCCAATGCTTGGTGTATGCCGGGAGGTAAAGTTGTCTTCTACGAGGGGATATTACCCTATTGCCAGAATGATGCGGGAATCGCTGTCGTTATGGGGCATGAGATCGCTCACGCCGTGGCACACCACAGCAACGAGCGCATGAGTCAAGAGGCTCTTATTCAATACGGACAGGCTGCCGCCACCGAAATTCTAGGACACAACCAAAGTGATTCAAGAAAAGCCATCCTCGCCGCCGCAATCGGCATGGGAACCAACGTGGGAATCGTTCTCCCCTTCTCTCGCAAGCACGAGTTCGAGGCGGATCACCTGGGACTGATTTTCATGGCCATGGCCGGTTACGACCCGAATGAGGCTGTTGCTTTCTGGACCCGTATGGCAAACGCATCAGCAGGCAAACAACCTGAATTTCTGTCCACTCACCCTGCTGACGAAAAACGGATCGCCAGACTGAAAGCGGCCATTCCGGAAGCATTGAAATATAAGAGGAATTAA
- the cysS gene encoding cysteine--tRNA ligase encodes MENKLTIYNTLSRKKELFEPINPPFVGLYVCGPTVYGDAHLGHARPAITFDLLFRYLKFMGYRVRYVRNITDVGHLVNDADEGEDKIAKKAKLEQLEPMEVVQFYTNRYHKNMEQLNTLPPSIEPHASGHIIEQQELIKQIIENGFAYESEGNIYFDVERYNQKYHYGKLSGRKIDELFANTRELSGQQEKRNPFDFALWKKASPEHIMRWPSPWGVGFPGWHLECSCMSQKYLGETFDIHGGGLDLQFPHHECEIAQNVAAQGHEAVKYWMHNNMVTINGQKMGKSLGNFITLDQLFTGDNNVLEQAYSPMTVRFFILQAHYRSPLDFSNEALKAAEKGYERMMAAVSQLNKLNASNENTVDIAALQANCFEAMNDDLNTPILIAHLFEGVRIINSIAAGTEKINAENLEMLKNLFHSFVFDILGLKGEEDSSASNQALGKVIDAMMKVRKTARANKDWATSDSIRDELKNAGIQIKDTKDGYEWSLE; translated from the coding sequence ATGGAAAACAAGTTAACGATATACAACACGTTAAGTCGAAAAAAAGAGTTATTTGAACCCATTAACCCGCCTTTCGTAGGATTATATGTTTGTGGACCGACCGTATACGGGGATGCACACCTCGGTCACGCCCGTCCGGCAATCACCTTTGACTTGTTATTCCGTTATCTTAAATTCATGGGATACCGGGTAAGATATGTCCGCAATATCACAGACGTGGGGCATCTTGTGAATGACGCGGATGAAGGAGAAGACAAGATTGCCAAGAAAGCCAAACTGGAACAATTGGAACCGATGGAAGTGGTACAATTCTACACGAACCGTTACCACAAAAATATGGAGCAACTGAACACGTTGCCCCCTAGTATCGAGCCACACGCGTCCGGTCATATCATCGAGCAACAGGAATTAATCAAACAGATCATCGAAAACGGTTTTGCCTACGAAAGCGAGGGAAATATCTATTTCGACGTGGAACGCTATAACCAAAAATATCACTACGGTAAACTATCCGGTCGGAAAATCGACGAACTGTTTGCCAACACGAGAGAACTGAGCGGACAACAAGAAAAACGTAACCCGTTTGACTTCGCCCTGTGGAAAAAGGCCTCCCCGGAACACATCATGCGATGGCCCTCTCCTTGGGGTGTAGGATTCCCGGGATGGCACTTGGAATGTTCCTGCATGAGCCAGAAATACTTGGGAGAAACGTTTGACATCCACGGGGGTGGTTTGGACTTGCAGTTCCCGCACCACGAATGTGAGATCGCCCAGAACGTGGCCGCACAAGGACACGAAGCGGTAAAATACTGGATGCACAACAACATGGTGACCATCAACGGGCAGAAGATGGGTAAATCCCTGGGTAATTTCATCACGCTGGATCAGCTCTTCACGGGCGACAACAACGTGTTGGAACAAGCTTACTCCCCCATGACCGTGCGTTTCTTCATCCTGCAGGCACACTACCGTAGCCCGTTGGATTTCTCGAACGAGGCATTAAAAGCCGCGGAGAAAGGCTACGAGCGAATGATGGCAGCCGTGTCTCAGCTCAACAAGCTGAACGCGTCTAACGAGAACACGGTAGACATCGCCGCGTTACAGGCCAATTGTTTCGAAGCGATGAACGACGACTTGAACACGCCGATATTAATCGCCCATTTGTTCGAAGGTGTTCGCATCATCAACTCCATCGCGGCAGGTACGGAAAAGATTAACGCGGAGAATCTGGAAATGTTAAAGAACCTGTTCCACAGTTTCGTGTTCGACATTCTTGGTCTCAAGGGAGAAGAGGACTCCAGTGCCAGCAACCAAGCTCTAGGCAAAGTTATCGACGCCATGATGAAAGTACGGAAGACTGCACGGGCAAATAAAGACTGGGCTACCTCCGACAGCATTCGCGACGAACTGAAAAACGCAGGAATCCAGATAAAAGACACGAAGGATGGCTACGAATGGAGCCTTGAATGA
- the cobC gene encoding alpha-ribazole phosphatase yields MEVFLVRHTKTAVIPGTCYGNSDVDVADSFPEEAEKVRERLKEERFDAVYSSPLQRCRKLAAYCGYENPILDSRLKELNFGSWEGQRWDEIQDPRLQEWYDNWLSMPAGGAESFLEQYNRVSAFLDDLKKTGYGKVCVFAHGGTIRAALIYAGKYNFNQAFTDDVGYGALVKMTI; encoded by the coding sequence ATGGAAGTATTTTTGGTTAGGCATACGAAAACGGCGGTTATTCCGGGGACGTGTTACGGGAATTCGGATGTAGATGTGGCCGATTCTTTTCCGGAAGAAGCAGAAAAGGTGAGGGAGAGGCTGAAAGAGGAGAGATTTGACGCGGTGTATTCCAGTCCATTACAGCGTTGCAGGAAATTGGCCGCTTATTGCGGTTATGAGAACCCGATACTGGATAGTCGGCTGAAGGAATTGAATTTCGGGAGTTGGGAGGGGCAACGTTGGGATGAGATTCAAGATCCTCGTTTGCAGGAATGGTATGACAATTGGTTGAGTATGCCTGCCGGAGGGGCGGAAAGTTTTTTGGAACAATATAACCGGGTGTCGGCTTTCTTGGACGATCTGAAGAAAACGGGGTACGGGAAGGTGTGTGTGTTTGCTCACGGGGGAACGATTCGGGCAGCGTTGATTTATGCCGGGAAATATAATTTTAACCAGGCGTTCACGGATGATGTGGGGTACGGGGCTTTAGTGAAAATGACAATATGA
- a CDS encoding response regulator transcription factor, which yields MDTTIRILYAEDDADGAKLTKMILEKENFEVEIVLNGAKAWDAYKKQKPDILLVDLDMPKIDGLELTRMIRENDRQTHIIVYTSHGEPAKEIAVLDAGADEFIPKGSPEVLIAHMKRLRDRIKGCMNIPHLYQLSKHTTYNSITREVTIDGITKRLPKNEGRFLQLLCAKNHEIADKSYLIIGTWGKADKNKEPEVKKYISRLRGYLKADPSLQIDHEGDGYILICLAD from the coding sequence ATGGACACCACGATCAGAATACTTTATGCCGAAGATGATGCAGACGGAGCTAAATTAACGAAAATGATTCTCGAAAAAGAAAATTTCGAAGTAGAGATTGTCCTGAATGGTGCTAAAGCATGGGATGCATACAAAAAGCAGAAACCGGATATTCTCCTAGTTGACTTGGATATGCCCAAAATAGACGGGCTGGAATTAACCAGAATGATACGGGAAAATGACCGGCAAACCCACATCATCGTGTATACCTCTCATGGGGAACCCGCCAAAGAGATCGCCGTGCTGGACGCCGGAGCCGACGAATTCATACCCAAAGGCTCTCCCGAAGTATTGATCGCACACATGAAACGCCTTCGGGATAGAATAAAAGGATGCATGAACATTCCCCACCTGTACCAACTATCGAAACACACGACATACAACAGTATCACCCGGGAAGTGACAATAGACGGGATTACCAAAAGATTACCAAAAAACGAAGGACGTTTCCTGCAATTATTATGTGCGAAGAACCATGAAATAGCCGACAAATCCTACCTCATCATAGGAACATGGGGCAAAGCAGACAAAAACAAAGAACCGGAAGTAAAAAAATACATCAGCCGGTTACGTGGTTATTTGAAAGCCGATCCCTCGCTACAAATTGATCACGAGGGAGACGGTTACATATTAATATGTCTTGCCGATTAG
- the ung gene encoding uracil-DNA glycosylase encodes MVDVKIEPSWKELLQDEFEKPYFSELIQFVKNEYKTTKIYPPGKLIFNAFDHCPAEQTKVVILGQDPYHGPGQAHGLCFSVPEGIEQPPSLQNIFKEINNDLGKPVPASGNLERWAEQGVLLLNATLTVRAHQAGSHQNKGWETFTDAVIRIIAEKKEHLVFFLWGSYAQRKGAFIDTQRHLVLKCVHPSPLSANRGGWFGNHQFSQANAYLRAHGLSEIEW; translated from the coding sequence ATGGTTGACGTAAAGATCGAGCCCTCTTGGAAAGAACTCTTACAAGATGAATTTGAGAAACCTTATTTCTCGGAATTGATCCAGTTCGTGAAAAACGAGTACAAGACCACCAAGATATATCCCCCGGGAAAACTCATTTTCAACGCCTTTGACCATTGCCCTGCAGAACAGACCAAGGTAGTAATTCTCGGACAGGACCCGTATCATGGTCCCGGTCAGGCGCACGGGCTTTGCTTTTCCGTCCCGGAAGGTATCGAGCAACCGCCTTCATTACAGAACATTTTCAAAGAAATAAATAACGATCTGGGCAAACCTGTTCCCGCATCCGGTAACCTGGAACGCTGGGCGGAACAAGGCGTGCTATTACTCAACGCCACGCTGACCGTGAGGGCCCATCAAGCGGGCTCCCACCAGAACAAAGGCTGGGAGACCTTCACCGACGCCGTCATCAGAATCATTGCCGAGAAAAAAGAACACCTCGTTTTCTTCCTTTGGGGTTCCTATGCCCAACGCAAAGGCGCTTTCATCGACACCCAACGACATCTGGTATTGAAATGCGTACACCCCTCTCCCTTGTCTGCTAACCGGGGCGGATGGTTCGGTAATCACCAATTCAGTCAAGCGAATGCTTATTTGAGAGCCCACGGGCTAAGTGAAATCGAATGGTAA
- a CDS encoding lipocalin family protein, translated as MRKSVFLVLLTVESLAVREGENATVGRLDLNRYMGKWYEIARFDHSFERGLVGVSAEYSFRKDGKIRVINSGYKDSLGGERKRAEGKAKQPDPADPGKLKVSFFLFFYGDYYVLELDQEYRWALIGSPTKKYLWILSRTPHLPQEVLNGILELARKHGYNTEKLIFVEQPETDQSV; from the coding sequence ATGAGGAAAAGTGTTTTTTTGGTATTGTTGACGGTAGAATCGTTAGCAGTTCGGGAAGGAGAAAATGCTACGGTCGGTCGTTTGGACTTGAACCGTTACATGGGGAAGTGGTATGAAATTGCTCGTTTTGATCATTCTTTTGAACGAGGATTGGTTGGGGTGAGCGCCGAGTATAGTTTCCGGAAGGATGGTAAGATACGGGTGATCAATTCAGGATATAAAGATTCTCTGGGTGGAGAGCGGAAACGGGCAGAGGGAAAAGCCAAGCAACCGGACCCGGCTGATCCGGGTAAACTAAAAGTATCGTTTTTTCTTTTTTTCTACGGGGATTATTATGTATTAGAGTTGGATCAGGAGTATCGCTGGGCATTGATTGGCAGTCCCACGAAGAAATATCTCTGGATATTGAGCCGAACCCCACATCTACCTCAAGAGGTATTGAATGGGATATTGGAATTAGCCCGAAAGCACGGGTACAATACTGAAAAATTGATTTTTGTGGAACAACCGGAAACGGATCAGTCGGTCTAG
- the typA gene encoding translational GTPase TypA, with product MQKIRNIAIIAHVDHGKTTLVDKMIFQGNLFRETENTGDLLLDNNDLERERGITILAKNVSVHYKDYKINIIDTPGHADFGGEVERVLNMADGVLLLVDAFEGTMPQTRFVLQKALALGKKPIVVVNKVDKPNCRPDFVYEQVFDLMFSLDATEDQLDFTVVYGSAKQGWMSTDWRTPTTDITPLLDAIIRDIPAPKVQEGTPQMLITSLEYSSYVGRIAIGKLTRGTLKSGMPVTLCKRDGVTQIKTRIKDLMTFEGMGKQKVDEVECGEICALVGIEGFEIGDTIADFENPEALAPIAIDEPTMSMLFTINDSPFFGRDGKYVTSRHIKERLDRELEKNLALRVEPGQSADSFIVFGRGVLHLSVLIETMRREGYELQVGQPKVIIKEINGVKCEPIEELTIDLPEEVSGKAIEMVNRRKGVMTNMEHRDDRVHLTFNIPSRGIIGLRSNLLTATAGEAVMAHRLKGFEPYAGEIEMRTNGSLIAMETGDSFAYAINKLQDRGKFFITPGDEVYAGQVIGESTRQDDIVINVCKSKKLTNMRASGSDEKTNIAPPILFSLEEALEYIKEDEYVEVTPKAMRLRKIYLDENERKRRSKTIE from the coding sequence ATGCAGAAGATTAGAAACATCGCGATTATCGCGCACGTTGACCACGGGAAAACCACATTGGTCGACAAAATGATTTTTCAAGGAAACTTATTCAGAGAAACAGAAAATACGGGTGATCTATTGCTGGATAACAACGACCTGGAGAGAGAACGAGGGATCACCATCCTAGCCAAGAACGTATCCGTTCATTATAAAGATTACAAAATTAACATTATTGATACCCCGGGCCACGCCGACTTCGGTGGAGAAGTGGAACGCGTGTTGAACATGGCTGATGGAGTATTATTATTGGTTGACGCCTTTGAAGGCACCATGCCCCAGACGCGCTTCGTGCTTCAAAAAGCACTTGCATTGGGTAAGAAACCGATTGTCGTCGTGAACAAAGTAGACAAACCGAATTGCCGTCCGGACTTCGTGTACGAGCAAGTATTCGACCTGATGTTCTCCTTGGATGCCACGGAAGACCAGCTCGACTTCACTGTCGTTTACGGTAGTGCAAAACAAGGATGGATGTCCACCGACTGGCGTACTCCCACAACCGACATCACCCCCTTGTTGGATGCCATCATCAGAGATATTCCCGCCCCGAAAGTACAGGAAGGAACCCCACAGATGTTAATCACTTCTCTGGAATACTCCTCTTACGTGGGACGGATCGCTATCGGGAAACTCACCCGCGGTACCTTGAAATCCGGCATGCCTGTCACGTTATGCAAAAGAGACGGAGTCACACAGATCAAAACCCGTATCAAAGATTTAATGACGTTCGAGGGAATGGGCAAACAAAAAGTGGATGAGGTTGAATGTGGAGAGATATGCGCGCTCGTCGGAATCGAAGGATTCGAAATCGGTGACACGATTGCAGATTTCGAAAACCCGGAAGCATTGGCTCCTATCGCTATTGACGAACCGACCATGAGCATGCTATTCACCATCAACGACTCGCCCTTCTTTGGTCGGGATGGTAAATACGTGACCTCCCGTCATATCAAGGAACGTCTGGATCGGGAATTGGAAAAGAACTTGGCCTTACGGGTAGAACCGGGACAATCGGCTGATTCTTTTATCGTTTTCGGACGAGGCGTACTTCACTTGAGCGTCCTGATCGAAACCATGCGTCGTGAAGGCTACGAACTACAAGTAGGTCAGCCGAAAGTGATTATCAAAGAAATCAACGGGGTAAAATGCGAGCCTATCGAGGAACTGACCATCGACCTCCCGGAAGAAGTATCGGGAAAAGCCATCGAAATGGTAAACCGTCGCAAGGGAGTCATGACCAACATGGAACATCGTGACGATCGGGTACATCTGACCTTTAATATTCCTTCACGAGGAATCATCGGCTTGAGAAGTAATTTGCTTACCGCTACTGCCGGAGAAGCCGTTATGGCCCACCGGCTGAAAGGATTCGAACCTTATGCCGGGGAAATAGAGATGCGTACCAACGGCTCGTTGATTGCCATGGAAACCGGAGATTCGTTTGCTTACGCCATCAACAAATTGCAAGATAGAGGTAAATTTTTCATCACCCCAGGTGACGAAGTGTATGCCGGACAGGTCATCGGGGAAAGCACCAGACAGGACGACATCGTGATTAATGTCTGCAAGTCCAAGAAACTTACAAACATGCGAGCCAGCGGTTCCGATGAAAAAACAAACATCGCTCCTCCCATACTTTTCAGCCTGGAAGAAGCCCTCGAATACATCAAAGAGGACGAGTACGTGGAAGTCACGCCCAAAGCCATGAGACTCCGCAAAATCTACCTCGATGAAAACGAACGAAAGAGAAGAAGCAAAACCATAGAATAA
- a CDS encoding NVEALA domain-containing protein, with protein sequence MRNKCLKIVVFVLLITSVVIGLNRSIRQKTNWEILKMENVEALTSPEEENPYYPCVSARGFCFMNGIDIDGVALKIR encoded by the coding sequence ATGCGGAATAAATGTTTGAAAATTGTGGTGTTCGTGTTGCTGATAACAAGTGTGGTTATCGGTTTGAACCGGAGTATTCGTCAAAAAACGAATTGGGAAATTTTAAAGATGGAAAATGTCGAGGCTTTGACTTCTCCTGAAGAAGAAAATCCATATTATCCTTGTGTCTCGGCTCGTGGATTTTGTTTTATGAATGGGATTGATATAGATG
- a CDS encoding sensor histidine kinase, whose protein sequence is MNRRLKYIIILAVCIILSNQLIHLYYLYKEVTTQYRHQQNDIITKAVYEFNMLSTNVAQGDLVSYNTSEKQLIYYIDKKIISFQLDSKDDVQHINKQKAYDIRNPQVWTLKNLYHHLLAKQDSMHLQDRSIQFVIQDSTGKIKDSYPTSFETLSFRPKYQTPLGFISGDTLYAGYKYPYIVFIQSTLWQLILTVIISALLITLIINLCRTIRDEKKSGEYRELFISNLVHDLKRPIEDVIKVLYLLRDLPPEEQTLFLKQGRAKLDNILQSINRMLLQSTDAHGLRLNIKDINLQEMLETLQQKDHWSANKLFDIQIDFQSDDPMITGDRHFLLAVFQNFIDNALKYSGDQVTIHITCTEPDARHVQIKIEDNGFGISSKNLQHVFERYHRGDHQENKEIKGHGQGLHYARTVILAHGGTIDIESEESKGTAILVNLPRRANVKNKYKH, encoded by the coding sequence ATGAATCGGCGTCTAAAATATATCATCATTCTTGCTGTTTGCATTATCCTAAGTAACCAGCTCATTCACTTGTACTATTTATACAAGGAAGTAACAACTCAATATAGACATCAACAAAATGACATAATTACCAAAGCCGTTTACGAATTTAACATGCTATCGACGAATGTTGCTCAAGGTGATCTTGTCAGTTACAATACCTCAGAGAAACAATTAATATATTATATTGACAAAAAAATAATAAGCTTTCAATTAGACTCGAAAGACGATGTTCAACATATCAACAAACAGAAAGCTTACGATATCCGAAACCCACAAGTATGGACCTTAAAAAATCTCTATCACCATCTACTGGCAAAGCAAGATTCCATGCACCTACAAGATCGTTCCATACAATTTGTTATCCAGGACAGTACCGGGAAAATAAAAGATTCCTACCCGACATCTTTCGAAACATTATCCTTTCGTCCTAAATACCAAACACCTCTCGGTTTCATTTCCGGTGATACATTGTATGCCGGATACAAATATCCCTACATAGTATTTATTCAATCCACACTTTGGCAACTTATCCTAACCGTTATCATCTCCGCTTTACTTATCACTTTAATCATCAACCTCTGCCGAACGATTCGTGACGAGAAAAAGAGCGGAGAATACCGAGAATTATTTATCAGCAACCTAGTACACGACCTGAAACGTCCCATCGAAGACGTGATTAAAGTACTATACCTGCTCCGTGATTTACCTCCCGAAGAGCAAACATTATTTCTCAAGCAAGGTCGAGCAAAATTAGACAATATATTACAATCTATCAATCGTATGTTGCTTCAATCGACAGATGCTCACGGATTACGATTAAACATCAAGGATATTAATCTTCAGGAAATGTTGGAAACATTGCAACAAAAAGATCACTGGAGTGCAAATAAACTATTCGACATACAAATCGATTTTCAATCAGATGACCCGATGATCACGGGAGACCGTCATTTTTTATTGGCCGTTTTCCAAAATTTCATCGACAACGCCTTAAAATATTCCGGGGATCAGGTAACGATACATATCACGTGTACAGAACCGGATGCCCGACACGTGCAAATCAAAATTGAGGATAACGGGTTCGGCATTTCTTCTAAAAACTTACAACACGTGTTCGAACGTTACCACCGGGGAGATCACCAAGAGAACAAAGAAATCAAAGGTCACGGACAAGGACTACATTACGCCCGAACCGTGATTCTCGCCCACGGGGGAACAATCGATATTGAAAGCGAAGAGAGCAAAGGAACCGCGATATTGGTCAACTTACCCAGACGAGCTAATGTCAAAAACAAATATAAACACTAA
- a CDS encoding glutaminyl-peptide cyclotransferase — MPYLYYILLSLLFLSACQGEKKSKGDQNLSVGNAQSRETTGPKYVKSVQFVYPMKFDTCQFNEKLKIVYANNKHYKIDSAHLFFNQRQIATLDSATREFVFKIPKEKCGTNTLKVIAFHPNNKCGVATQSFIVKPDKAPKSLQYQLVKTYSHATDASTQGLVYIDGIIYEGTGIKGQSTLRKIDLENNKTLAMLGLDRQYFGEGIAVYKDKIYQLTWTSQKAFVYDLASFTLLTTFDYSMEQGWGLTTMDDKLIMSDGSHHLYHLDPTLFRVVKTVEVFDNKGPVTNLNELEYINGYIWANEWLTDRIVIIDPKSGEVVEELLLPDLLTAAERAKLDQNDDVLNGIAYNEKKGTIYVTGKHWPKLFEIKTN; from the coding sequence ATGCCTTATCTCTACTACATACTGCTTTCGCTCCTGTTTCTCTCTGCCTGTCAGGGAGAAAAAAAGAGTAAAGGGGATCAAAACCTCTCGGTAGGCAATGCTCAAAGCCGCGAAACGACGGGACCTAAATACGTGAAAAGCGTGCAATTCGTGTATCCCATGAAATTTGACACCTGTCAGTTCAACGAGAAACTTAAAATTGTGTACGCGAACAACAAACACTATAAAATAGACTCCGCCCACCTGTTTTTCAACCAAAGACAGATTGCCACGCTCGACAGCGCGACCCGGGAATTCGTATTCAAGATCCCGAAAGAAAAATGTGGTACCAACACACTCAAAGTGATCGCGTTCCACCCCAACAATAAATGTGGGGTAGCCACCCAATCCTTTATCGTGAAACCGGATAAGGCTCCCAAGTCTCTTCAATACCAATTGGTGAAAACCTACTCCCATGCCACGGATGCCTCCACGCAGGGCTTGGTATATATAGATGGCATTATCTACGAGGGAACCGGAATCAAAGGCCAATCCACCCTACGCAAAATCGACTTGGAAAACAACAAGACGCTGGCAATGCTGGGATTGGACAGACAATATTTCGGGGAGGGAATCGCGGTTTACAAGGATAAAATATACCAGCTTACCTGGACTTCCCAAAAAGCCTTCGTGTACGACTTGGCCTCCTTCACCTTGTTAACGACTTTCGACTATTCCATGGAGCAAGGCTGGGGACTGACCACGATGGACGACAAGCTCATCATGAGTGACGGTTCTCACCATTTATACCATTTGGACCCGACTCTTTTCCGTGTTGTCAAAACAGTAGAAGTCTTCGATAACAAAGGTCCGGTGACCAACTTAAACGAACTGGAATACATCAACGGTTATATCTGGGCAAACGAATGGCTTACAGACCGAATTGTCATTATCGACCCGAAATCAGGTGAAGTCGTTGAAGAATTGCTACTTCCGGACCTGCTCACCGCCGCCGAAAGAGCCAAACTGGACCAAAACGATGATGTTTTAAACGGTATAGCATACAACGAAAAGAAGGGCACGATCTACGTTACCGGAAAACACTGGCCGAAACTATTTGAGATAAAAACGAATTAA
- a CDS encoding class II fructose-bisphosphate aldolase, whose protein sequence is MVNYKDLGLVNSREMFKKAMEGKYAIPAFNFNNMEQMQAIVAACVETKSPVILQVSSGARKYANQTILRYMAQGAVEYAKELGCNIPICLHLDHGDTYELCVSCIEMGFSSVMIDGSALPYDENVALTKKVVDYAHQYDVTVEGELGVLAGIEDDVVAAANVYTSPDLVEDFVKKTGVDSLAISIGTSHGANKFKPEQCTRNADGILVPPPLRFDILEEIERRIPGFPIVLHGSSSVPQDKVAIINKYGGALKDAVGIPEEQLRRAATSAVCKINIDSDGRLAMTAAVREVFATKPAEFDPRKYLGPAREALKELYKHKTVHVLGSANRVE, encoded by the coding sequence ATGGTTAATTACAAAGACTTAGGACTGGTTAATTCCAGAGAAATGTTCAAGAAAGCAATGGAAGGCAAATACGCTATTCCGGCATTCAATTTCAATAACATGGAGCAAATGCAAGCAATCGTTGCAGCTTGCGTGGAAACAAAATCTCCCGTTATCTTACAAGTGTCCAGTGGTGCCCGCAAATATGCCAACCAAACGATTTTGCGCTACATGGCACAGGGTGCGGTAGAATATGCTAAAGAACTCGGATGCAATATTCCAATCTGTCTTCACCTTGACCATGGCGATACGTATGAATTGTGCGTATCTTGTATCGAAATGGGATTCTCTTCTGTTATGATCGACGGATCGGCTCTTCCCTATGACGAGAACGTGGCATTAACCAAGAAAGTGGTTGACTATGCTCATCAATATGATGTTACCGTAGAAGGTGAACTTGGAGTATTAGCCGGAATTGAAGACGACGTGGTTGCCGCGGCCAACGTTTACACCAGCCCGGACTTGGTTGAAGACTTCGTGAAGAAAACCGGAGTGGATTCACTGGCCATTTCAATCGGAACCTCCCACGGGGCAAACAAATTCAAACCGGAACAATGTACCCGTAACGCAGATGGAATCCTCGTTCCTCCCCCATTACGTTTCGACATCTTGGAAGAAATCGAAAGACGTATCCCCGGATTCCCGATCGTTCTCCACGGATCATCTTCCGTACCACAAGACAAAGTTGCTATTATCAATAAATATGGCGGAGCATTAAAAGACGCCGTGGGTATCCCGGAAGAACAATTACGTAGAGCCGCTACTTCTGCCGTATGTAAAATCAACATCGACTCCGATGGCCGTTTGGCGATGACAGCAGCCGTTCGTGAAGTATTCGCAACCAAACCGGCAGAATTTGACCCGCGTAAGTACCTAGGTCCCGCCAGAGAAGCATTAAAAGAATTATACAAACACAAAACCGTGCACGTTTTAGGAAGTGCCAACAGGGTAGAATAA